One genomic segment of Streptomyces niveus includes these proteins:
- a CDS encoding FadR/GntR family transcriptional regulator: protein MALTSPRRSALSDQVITELRNQITSGEWPVGSRIPTEPELVEQLGVARNTVREAVRALAHNGLLDIRQGSGTYVVATSELAGVMHRRFADADARHIAEVRSTLEASAARLAAERRTEREMRQLETLLARREEAWAGGDAELFVAADATLHLAVVSASHNEVLTALYADLSELMRDGLRADVGRELRPAFHLDHARLVAAIRAGDKETAGAEAASHAFTCLRETV, encoded by the coding sequence ATGGCCCTGACCTCCCCCCGGCGATCCGCGCTCTCCGATCAGGTGATCACCGAGCTGCGGAACCAGATCACGTCGGGCGAATGGCCGGTGGGCTCGCGCATCCCGACCGAGCCCGAGCTGGTCGAGCAGCTGGGAGTGGCCCGTAACACCGTCCGCGAGGCGGTCCGCGCGCTGGCGCACAACGGGCTCCTGGACATCCGGCAGGGCTCGGGCACCTATGTGGTCGCCACCAGTGAGCTGGCGGGCGTGATGCACCGCAGGTTCGCCGACGCCGACGCCCGGCACATCGCCGAGGTGCGCTCCACCCTTGAGGCCTCGGCCGCGCGGCTGGCGGCCGAGCGGCGTACGGAGCGGGAGATGCGGCAGCTGGAGACCCTGCTGGCGCGCCGCGAGGAGGCGTGGGCCGGCGGGGACGCCGAGCTGTTCGTGGCCGCCGACGCGACCCTGCACCTCGCGGTGGTATCGGCCTCGCACAACGAGGTGCTCACCGCGCTCTACGCGGACCTGAGCGAGCTGATGCGCGACGGGCTGCGCGCCGATGTGGGACGTGAGCTGCGGCCGGCGTTCCATCTGGACCACGCGCGGCTGGTGGCGGCGATCAGGGCCGGGGACAAGGAGACGGCGGGCGCGGAGGCGGCGAGCCACGCGTTCACGTGTCTGCGCGAAACGGTCTGA